Proteins from a single region of Gasterosteus aculeatus chromosome 20, fGasAcu3.hap1.1, whole genome shotgun sequence:
- the LOC120810399 gene encoding sialic acid-binding Ig-like lectin 14 isoform X2, translating into MAAALTLLLIGSLLHGAQSKEFNAFVPQTIEVLTGSCVTIPCSFEIEDQYESNLNDTCRAQWKLGWEKVVFNSKDPQTSLNKGELTGDLTKKNCTTTLNNIQPAGNYSYFFRLECDNGLKYDFAAQRVLLSVKDVPPRPTLTPSALKVEEGASVSLRCSAPAPCLSHPPTVTWTKGLGDSVETLQENEDRTKVLTSDVTFTASHKHHGETISCEASYHKQDGSAESAATLTADVSYAAQILLSSDCITAGDQLNCSCWTLGNPPPTVRWYLNGSPVNHSEELSVSSERLNDTTTRSIITVNRQQEAGLSSLLCRSVNSRGSATQRFCVGSSEPQKSAQSPDRVMLTVFISVVVALLVLICALLFVIRAQKTHHDRLRSQCTGDTSTVTAGPLLGGEGQELPNNAEGASGGSEKTSDEGKDVVYSTVNQRTRSQKKRAEASEESPQPGGSFLEEEMCTAGGTLRGFVSSALEMEGLYGNVGPRNVKKEVGSEYAQVKFKDKRGMHK; encoded by the exons ATGGCTGCAGCTCTGACTCTCCTTCTCATTGGTTCTCTGCTGCACG GTGCTCAGAGTAAAGAGTTTAACGCATTTGTGCCGCAGACTATAGAGGTTCTTACAGGATCCTGTGTGACCATCCCCTGCTCCTTTGAGATAGAAGatcaatatgaatcaaacctAAATGACACATGTAGAGCACAATGGAAACTTGGTTGGGAAAAAGTTGTGTTTAACAGCAAAGATCCACAAACAAGTTTAAATAAAGGAGAACTGACAGGAGACTTGACCAAAAAAAACTGCACCACAACCCTGAACAACATTCAACCTGCTGGCAACTATAGTTATTTCTTCAGGTTGGAATGTGACAACGGTCTAAAATATGATTTTGCTGCACAAAGAGTTCTTCTTTCAGTCAAAG ATGTTCCTCCCAGACCGACTCTGACTCCGTCAGctctgaaggtggaggagggagcctCAGTGAGTTTGAGGTGCTCTGCTCCAGCTCCATGTCTGTCTCATCCTCCAACTGTGACATGGACCAAAGGCCTGGGGGACAGTGTGGAGACACTGCAGGAGAATGAGGACAGAACCAAAGTCCTGACCTCTGATGTGACCTTCACTGCCTCTCACAAGCATCATGGAGAGACAATCTCCTGTGAGGCCTCCTACCACAAACAGGATGGAAGCGCTGAGTCAGCTGCTACTTTAACAGCTGATGTTTCAT ATGCAGCACAGATCCTGCTCTCATCCGACTGCATCACAGCTGGAGACCAGCTCAACTGTTCCTGCTGGACTCTGGGAAATCCTCCTCCCACTGTACGCTGGTATCTGAACgggtcacctgtcaatcactcaGAGGAGCTTTCAGTAAGCAGCGAGCGTCTAAATGACACGACCACGCGGAGCATCATCACGGTGAATAGACAGCAGGAGGCGGGTCTTTCCTCGCTGCTCTGCCGCAGCGTGAACTCTCGGGGATCTGCTACTCAGCGGTTTTGTGTCGGCAGCTCAGAGCCTCAGAAATCTGCTCAGAGTCCAG ACCGAGtgatgttgacagttttcatcAGTGTGGTCGTCGCTCTACTTGTACTAATATGTGCTCTGCTGTTTGTGATCAG GGCTCAGAAGACCCACCATGACCGCCTGAGGAGTCAGTGCACCGGGGACACCAGCACGGTGACTGCAGGCCCTCTTCTAGGTGGAGAGGGACAGGAG TTACCAAACAACGCAGAAGGAGCCAGCGGAGGCTCAGAGAAGACCAGTGATGAGGGCAAAGATGTGGTTTACTCGACTGTGAACCAGAGGACCAGGAGCCAGAAGAAGAGGGCCGAGGCCTCGGAGGAGAGTCCCCAGCCGGGTGGCTcgttcctggaggaggagatgtgcaCGGCGGGAGGAACGCTCAGAGGCTTTGTGAGCAGCGCACTGGAGATGGAAGGTCTCTATGGCAACGTGGGGCCCAGGAATGTAAAGAAAGAGGTGGGAAGTGAATATGCTCAGGTTAAATTCAAAGACAAGAGAGGGATGCATAAGTAG
- the LOC120810399 gene encoding myelin-associated glycoprotein-like isoform X1 has protein sequence MAAALTLLLIGSLLHGAQSKEFNAFVPQTIEVLTGSCVTIPCSFEIEDQYESNLNDTCRAQWKLGWEKVVFNSKDPQTSLNKGELTGDLTKKNCTTTLNNIQPAGNYSYFFRLECDNGLKYDFAAQRVLLSVKDVPPRPTLTPSALKVEEGASVSLRCSAPAPCLSHPPTVTWTKGLGDSVETLQENEDRTKVLTSDVTFTASHKHHGETISCEASYHKQDGSAESAATLTADVSYFPKVTTVSVRPSGPVLEDSSVTLTCSSTANPAVKKYTWYRADGEQETFIGTGRVLTIKASKEDSPFLCTAQNDVGVGRSNNTHIDVQYSPKVTTVSVRPSGPVLEDSSVTLTCSSTANPAVKKYTWYRADGEQETFIGTGRVLTIKASKEDSPFLCTAQNDVGVGRSNNTHIDVQYAAQILLSSDCITAGDQLNCSCWTLGNPPPTVRWYLNGSPVNHSEELSVSSERLNDTTTRSIITVNRQQEAGLSSLLCRSVNSRGSATQRFCVGSSEPQKSAQSPDRVMLTVFISVVVALLVLICALLFVIRAQKTHHDRLRSQCTGDTSTVTAGPLLGGEGQELPNNAEGASGGSEKTSDEGKDVVYSTVNQRTRSQKKRAEASEESPQPGGSFLEEEMCTAGGTLRGFVSSALEMEGLYGNVGPRNVKKEVGSEYAQVKFKDKRGMHK, from the exons ATGGCTGCAGCTCTGACTCTCCTTCTCATTGGTTCTCTGCTGCACG GTGCTCAGAGTAAAGAGTTTAACGCATTTGTGCCGCAGACTATAGAGGTTCTTACAGGATCCTGTGTGACCATCCCCTGCTCCTTTGAGATAGAAGatcaatatgaatcaaacctAAATGACACATGTAGAGCACAATGGAAACTTGGTTGGGAAAAAGTTGTGTTTAACAGCAAAGATCCACAAACAAGTTTAAATAAAGGAGAACTGACAGGAGACTTGACCAAAAAAAACTGCACCACAACCCTGAACAACATTCAACCTGCTGGCAACTATAGTTATTTCTTCAGGTTGGAATGTGACAACGGTCTAAAATATGATTTTGCTGCACAAAGAGTTCTTCTTTCAGTCAAAG ATGTTCCTCCCAGACCGACTCTGACTCCGTCAGctctgaaggtggaggagggagcctCAGTGAGTTTGAGGTGCTCTGCTCCAGCTCCATGTCTGTCTCATCCTCCAACTGTGACATGGACCAAAGGCCTGGGGGACAGTGTGGAGACACTGCAGGAGAATGAGGACAGAACCAAAGTCCTGACCTCTGATGTGACCTTCACTGCCTCTCACAAGCATCATGGAGAGACAATCTCCTGTGAGGCCTCCTACCACAAACAGGATGGAAGCGCTGAGTCAGCTGCTACTTTAACAGCTGATGTTTCAT ATTTCCCCAAAGTCACCACAGTGTCAGTCCGTCCCTCTGGTCCAGTACTAGAGGACAGTAGTGTAACTCTGACATGCAGTAGTACTGCTAACCCAGCAGTGAAGAAGTACACCTGGTACAGAGCGGATGGAGAACAGGAGACTTTTATTGGGACGGGACGTGTTCTCACCATTAAAGCCTCTAAAGAAGACAGTCCTTTTCTCTGCACGGCTCAGAATGATGTTGGAGTTGGACgatccaacaacacacacatagacgttCAAT ATTCCCCCAAAGTCACCACAGTGTCAGTCCGTCCCTCTGGTCCAGTACTAGAGGACAGTAGTGTAACTCTGACATGCAGTAGTACTGCTAACCCAGCAGTGAAGAAGTACACCTGGTACAGAGCGGATGGAGAACAGGAGACTTTTATTGGGACGGGACGTGTTCTCACCATTAAAGCCTCTAAAGAAGACAGTCCTTTTCTCTGCACGGCCCAGAATGATGTTGGAGTTGGACgatccaacaacacacacatagacgttCAAT ATGCAGCACAGATCCTGCTCTCATCCGACTGCATCACAGCTGGAGACCAGCTCAACTGTTCCTGCTGGACTCTGGGAAATCCTCCTCCCACTGTACGCTGGTATCTGAACgggtcacctgtcaatcactcaGAGGAGCTTTCAGTAAGCAGCGAGCGTCTAAATGACACGACCACGCGGAGCATCATCACGGTGAATAGACAGCAGGAGGCGGGTCTTTCCTCGCTGCTCTGCCGCAGCGTGAACTCTCGGGGATCTGCTACTCAGCGGTTTTGTGTCGGCAGCTCAGAGCCTCAGAAATCTGCTCAGAGTCCAG ACCGAGtgatgttgacagttttcatcAGTGTGGTCGTCGCTCTACTTGTACTAATATGTGCTCTGCTGTTTGTGATCAG GGCTCAGAAGACCCACCATGACCGCCTGAGGAGTCAGTGCACCGGGGACACCAGCACGGTGACTGCAGGCCCTCTTCTAGGTGGAGAGGGACAGGAG TTACCAAACAACGCAGAAGGAGCCAGCGGAGGCTCAGAGAAGACCAGTGATGAGGGCAAAGATGTGGTTTACTCGACTGTGAACCAGAGGACCAGGAGCCAGAAGAAGAGGGCCGAGGCCTCGGAGGAGAGTCCCCAGCCGGGTGGCTcgttcctggaggaggagatgtgcaCGGCGGGAGGAACGCTCAGAGGCTTTGTGAGCAGCGCACTGGAGATGGAAGGTCTCTATGGCAACGTGGGGCCCAGGAATGTAAAGAAAGAGGTGGGAAGTGAATATGCTCAGGTTAAATTCAAAGACAAGAGAGGGATGCATAAGTAG